CCCGTTATATGGAACTGCTTATCCCTAATTTCTATCATGAACACTTATGCCGTTTAAAAGAATGGCCTGATGCACTTAACCGTTCTTTTAAACATGCAAATGGTGATATTTATACCTTAATGCAGGGACCAAGCGAATTTGGAATTGGTGGCCTGCTCGCCAATTGGGACATTAAGAACAGGCTAAAGGAAATTGCAGTTCCTACATTGATGGTAGGTGCCAGATATGATACGATGAATCCAAAAGCCATGGAAGAACAAAGTAAGATGGTTCAGAAAGGGCAATACCTCTATTGCCCGAACGGAAGTCACCTGGCTATGTGGGATGATCAGAAAGTATTTATGAATGGGGTAATTAAGTTTATTAAAGGGGTTAGCGCTGAGTAAAACATCGTTTATGCTGTTTTGAGGTCTGGTCACAGATCGTTTACTAAAACTGAATCGATGTCGTATCCCGGAGAGCCAAATGTATTAGCCGCTTATCTTATCGAAAAGCGGCTTTTTCACCAGTGGGTCCAACGGGTTGCTTCTCGAACCATTTCCTACCTGATTTATATTTAATCGCTGATTTGGCTCGATAAATAACAAAGTTTAATACCAATAAAATTACCATAAGAAGAAGGATCGATATTAATTAAGTCTAAGGTACATTCTCCTATTAGATCACACTGTTTTTAAAACACCGCCATCTGCTCTTATACTAGCTCCATTTGTAGCTAAAGAAAGTGGACTTGAAAGATATATTGCTAAGTTAGCGATCTCAGCCGGATTGATAAAACGTCCTATTAGTGAATGAGGATTTGTCTGTTGCAAAATTCCCATCTTCATCTGCTCAACACTTAAGTTTTGAACATTTGCAAGATACTCAACAGTATTAGCAACCCCATCTGAATAAGTAGGGCCGCCTAAAATAGTGTTTACAGTCACCTCTGTCCCCTTGGTTAATTTTGATAATCCATTACTAACTGCCATCATTGCTGATTTTGTCATTCCATAATGGATCATATTCCCGGGGATATTAATGCCCGATTCACTACTGATAAAAATAACTCTTCCCCAATTATTTTTCAACATCTGTGGAAGTAATTTCCTCGACAGACTAACACTGCTCATTACATTGATCTCGAAAATCCTGTACCAGTCTTCATCTGTAAGCGCTGTAAAATCCTTGAGCTCAAATATACCGACATTATTGATCAGGATGTCTATCTCATCCAACTGATCCAGTAGTCCTGTTACTTGTTCCCTATCTGAAAAATCAGCAGCTATTCCTGAGACAATGGCATCCGGAAACTCTCTTCTTAGTACTGCCAGCGAATTGTTCAACTTTACCTGATCGCGCCCGTTTATGATAACTTCAACAGCCTCAGCTAACAATTGCTGTGCTATGGCAAATCCGATTCCCTGAGTAGAGCCGCTTATAAATGCTCTTTTTCCTTTTAAATTTAAGTCCATTCTATTTTTGTTTTTTTGTAATGATCAATACAAAATTGCCCAAAAAAAATTAACGAAGTATGTCCAGCTGCATTTCTATTTGCTCACTAAGTACCTTTTGGTCAGGGTAAATTCTTCTAAGTGTATTCAAACCACACCAGAAGGTTACCAAATATCTTCCCAACACTTGCCCGGATAAGGGATTTCTAAGATTACCTTTAAGCTTCTCCTTTTCAAAAACATCAGTGAACATCTTTTCAACATCTTTTAGGATATGGACCGCCTCTGCTTCCAATTCTTCATCCACAAAAGTCATTTCAACAACCGTATTAGCTACGATACAGCCTCTAAGGTTTTCCTCCCTGGAAGATTTCGCAATGCTCCTGAAAAAATCTTTAATCAACTCCAATGGCGCTCCGCTTATTTCCAATTCCTTTCTGAAATTATTAAATTCTTCCCTACGTTGTAAGATTGTTGCTTTAAAAATTTCTCTTTTACCACCCTTGAAACTATTATAAAAACTACCGGAACCTATTCCGGTAACCTCTAGCAGATCGCTTAGGGATGTTGCAGTATATCCCTTTTCCCAGAATACACTCTGAGCCTTACTAACAAGCTCTTTGTTCTCAAATAGTGTTGGTCTTCCCTTCATGGTAATTCAATTTTTGTATTGATCAATACAAAAATAATAAAAACATATTATATTCAAAAATTCCACAAGTGGCAAACTCAGCTCTAAGACTGAAATAAACAAAATGGTAAGCGAAATAACCTATAAATCGGGGATATGCAATTGGGTATTTTTACAATCAATGATATCCGCAATGATAGTGGGGCCGAAGTGTCTGCATACAAAAAAATTGATTAATAAAATGAGTTTATGATAATTAGAAAGAAATGCAGGAAGACTCACAAGACCATTTGAATTATTAATCAATAGGTAATTTTATAGAATGAGTTGTATTTCTTATAAAAAGAATGCTATCAAAGTCCACACCGATTTTAATTGACAGGGGTTTTGGTTCTCTCCAGTCAGAATAAATATTAGTAATGAAGCCCGTCACTCCATTAAATGGATTACCCTTATGAAACGGAAGAAAGAATGAACTGTATTTCGTTTGAGCTAACATGTGGGAAAAACTGTTTTCTTCTGCTTTAAAAATATGAGTTTCAAATTTGCCATCTTTTAAAACATTAACCGTGCCCTGATAAGTATCAAAACCTATTGCATAGAACTGATCACCGAGTTGTCGTTTTAAGTACGAGCCCATCGAAAGCGAAACTGAATCCTTTTGAAGGTGTGCATTATGTGTCCACACTATTGCTTTTTTCCTTTCGGAATCCGAAGATTTGATGAGATTTTCTGCCATAAATTTATCACGGGTAATCGGATTGCTCCAATAATCTTCATGGTCAAGTCCAATCAATATCACTTTATTATTCGGTTTACTTATATTGTATTGCCTTAGCCATAAGAGAGAATTGTAAATCTCCTCGGTAGAATATAGAGCCAAATCTTTCATAAGCTCTTTTAAGTTGCCTTCTCCAGTCTGCAAATATGAGTTAATTGGCGCCATGATAGATTGTGGAACTTCAAACGCGATTAGATTAAAATCTACCTTACTCACTAAATAACTTATTACCTGTGCTTTCAGGATATAAAATTCGTGAGTGCCATGAGAAGCCTCCCCGAGCCCAATTATAGTTTTATTAGCCAATTCAGTTTTTAAAAAATCCAGGTCACTAATATTCAAGGGGAGATCTGAATTCAATTCTTGTGCATTCTTATTAATCCAGTTAATTGAATCCTGGCCTGAGGCCGAATAAGAAAACAACATAAAAATTAATATTAGTACCTTTCGGTAATTGTTTAAGTATTTATTTTTCATAGACTGTTATTTTATTTAAGTGATGCATTGAATACTAAAATTCCATAACTGGAATTGTCATAAATGAAGAATCTGATCTTTTGTATAAAATGTATCTATTTTAAAACACCTATTTCATCAAGAATAGTATTGGCTATTTCAATATGAGCATTGTTAAAATCTGGATTTTTCTCTGTTGATTGTATACAATCTGAAAAATAGAAAACATTGTCTTTAGTAGTCACATAGCTGACATACCATCCTATATATTTACCATCTTGTTTGCCGGAACCAGTTTTAGCCCGTATAACATAGTTTGATTTATTATCAACTATCATAACATCTTTTAAAATGGACATAGATGATTTAGAGAAAGGGAGTTTACCATCATCCAACCTTTTTAAAAACTCGATTTGCTGAATTGGTGATATCCTAAGTCCACCCGACTCAGTCAGATATCCAGAATATAGCTAACTATCAAAGAAGTAATCTTTCTTGTGATGGGGCAAATCATGTATGCGGGGTCTACTTGGCTACAGATAAGCCTCTGGGACAGCAACCAGTTGGAACCCAGTTCAATGCTGTGAAATCCGATCTTTGGTTGTCGGAACAAGCTGCAGCTCCAACTCTGCCTACTATTAGCATGAAAGACTAATAGAATAATAGAGGATGTCTCATTTATTTATGACACACCCTCTGTTTAATTTCTTACAACTCTTTATATACGTGCCTTACTGGTTCACATTGATTTTGTTAATAGAAATAGGAAGAATTATGACCTCAGACAAATAATTTTTCATTATTTCATTCGTAGATATCCCTAGTTGGCTAAACCAGAAATCAAAAGAACCTCCAATTATTCCAATCTCAGGTACGTATAAGAATCTATCTATACCGCGTCTTGAGTTTGTACCATCAGCAATTCTCCAATCTGAAAATTGCCAAAATTTATAAGCGGTATAATTTCCAACATAAAGTTTAGACGATAAGAAGTTTAATGGTCTTTCAAGCGGCTGCTTTAGACTAGAGCTACCTGAAGCGCTTTTAGTGAGAAGTGCATTAGGAGAATATTCGTTGTAAATATGTTTATACTTTGTCTCATATTCCGATACAGAGTACGTTGGAGACTTAATATTAATAAATACATTTCCCATTTCATTTGGAAATATGAGTTCCTGATTTACAATTTTAAAGAATTCAGTTATGCAATAATTCGAAACATAATACTTCCCATCTCTGTTTATAACTACTTTAATATCATTTCTCTTCAAATGGTCTGGGTTTTGGAATTGGGATTTTTGATATATTTGAAAGCCTTGATCAAGTATTTTTTTTAAATCTTCAACTCCTACCACATTATTTAATTGATTTATTTTAATTTCTGACCATAAATCTTCTGTTTTTGTTGGTAAAACTGAAAACAGTACGAGTAAGTTTTTATCGATTAAAATATTAAAAAGCTCAATGTTCTTATCTATACCATAGAGCTTTTTTGAATTGAGCTCGACTAAATTTATTTTATAATCCGGGCTTTTCGGTTTGATTACAAAATATTTTGTGTTTTGTTGCTCACGCTTATTTAAGGCATTAGAATCTATTTGATTAGCCTTTAAGTTGCTACTGAAGATAAGTAATAGTATTACTGTTATTTTGAATTTCATTTTATTGACATTTAGAGCCTGTCTGATTATTTTTTCTGGTATCTCTTTCATTTTCATTAAGTAACTTCTGATTATTACTTGTATTAAAGATACCTGCGGCTGCCATAGCATTAACAGTTGCCTCAGGTAGATTGGGATTGTACAATTTTATAGTATTTGCTAATTGAGTATAAAAGTTCAATCCCATACGTGAATGATCGCTTACAAATATATTTTTAGTAAAATCAAATTTAGTTCCATTAATATTTACGTATTCAAGATTTACATCTGGATATTCTGTTGCAAAACTACGTCCTAATCTGAGTTTTTCAGCACTTAAGTAGGCATGTAGTGCTTCATGATACATTGTTACTAAAATGTATTCTTTTGTTGCGTAAGATAAAACATCTTGATTAATTCGAATTGTAGATGACATAGTAAATCCAGCATCAAAATTGTATCCATTTTTAGGACTGATATCAGTTACTATTTGATCTCCATCAGTAAATCCGCCGCCAGTAGTTGAAGGAAATGAGGCGGGAATAAATTTTATTTGCATATCGCAACTACCATTAAAAGTAGTATTTATAAGAGAAGCGATATCATTTTTTAACAGTGGTAATTGTGTAAGTAATTCCTGAGCACAGGGATAATTTTGTAAAGAATCAATTATATCCTTTTTTTCTGGAGTAGGATCAGGGCCAGCACCTCCATCAAAACCAGTAGGGTCAGAACGTTCATCTTCTGGGTTACCTCTAGGGCCAGTTTCTGGTCCCCATGCACCATCATTTCCTCCACCCGGACAATAATATCTGCCTGGTCTTTCTGTGCAGGTTTGACCTCCACCTGCTCCAACGCAAGCAAAACCACCGCTAATATATACACATCCTCCATCTCCTAAGCCATTTACAACTGTTCTATTTGGATTAGTTCGACTTGGAATAACTAATTTCCTGTATAGACCACCTTTGTATTGAAATATCTTTTTAAGATTTCCATACCAGTCTTCAATAACAACTAAACCCGAAAATTTCTTCTCTTTTGACGTGTTATTCACATACTCCTTATCTGGCATTGTGATTACTTTTTCAACTTCAAATTTATCCTCTTTATTTTTATAAAAGAGTAAATAGGTAAGTTGATCAAAAGAGTAAGTCCTGGTTGTACCTTCAATTTTATATTTTAACTTACTGTCGAATTTTAATGGAACACGTAATGCATCGCCTTTTTTGCTGGCATAATCCCAAAGGGCATTTGGGATCTCATCTGAATTGGTAGGTTTGGAGTCGCTGGAAGTTATTTTGCCATCGGTATTTTTTAATACCGAATTATAAAAGTAGTCTTTTGCATCTTGAATGTTAATTTCGTTTGTCCCTGGATTTTTTTTGCTATTTGTACCGTCCTTTTTGCAAGCTCCAAAAAATAAGATGAGGCAAGTCATTGTGATAAGTATTACTGAAATCGTTTTTGGTATTGTTATTCTCATGAAAATTTGATTTTCGGCGAGTATACCCCAAATAAATGACAATCGACTGCTAATTACACCAACACCAATATTGCCAATGTGAATGGACCACCTCATATTTAAATCATAATATTAATCTCTATTTACAATCGCTTCTCCCAAAAAAGAAAATAGCCTGAACAGGGTGACCATTTGAATTTACGCTGTTGTGCATAGATACTTTACAAAGACTGAAGAAGCGAGAGTCAGAATTAAATTTCTCAATTTATAGGGCTCAATGCCTAGTGTCATGTAAATAAAAAGAGGGCATCTCATTCATTTATGACACCCTCCATTATTTTATTACAGATTTTTAGTAATGCCACTTATATTTATAGCTTGCCTGTCAATTTGCAAAGTGTAGCGAGTAGAATTCGGCAGAAGCTCTTCAGTTTTGTTATTGATTCCCTTCTACTTCCTCTAATCTTCCTAATCAAATTTTAAGGTTATGGATTTTTATTATTATTTTTGTGTAGAGCAGTTTTCTGTTAACATGCTTGTTAAACTAAGAGTTATGACAGTTGCGACAAAAAATATTATAGATACATATTCTTCATTATTTGAAGGTTTGGACTCATTTACCAAACTGGAACTAATAGAGCGTCTCTCAAGATCACTAAAGAAGGAAAAGAACACTAAGGAAAAAGCATTTTTTAAATCTTTTGGCGCATTCCCCGAAGGCAAATCTCCTGAAGCTATTAACGAAGAAATCAAAGCATCCAGAACTTTCAGAAATAAAGACCTTAAATTCTAATGCAATATCTTTTAGATACTAGTACCTGCGTATTCTATTAAGGGGTAAACTTGACCTTGCTTCTATCATACGTGAGAAGGGAAGAAAGAACTTCTTTATTTCTGAAATCACTGTTGTCGAATTGAGATTTGGCGCTGAGAATAGTGATAATCCAGAAAAAACTCATAAGGCTGTAGATGATTTTGTCAATGGATTATCCATAATACCTATAATTGGTTCTATAAGACGTGATGCAAAAGAAAAAGTCCGTCTTCGTAAAATGGGAAAACCAATTAATGATGAATTTGACTTATTGATTGGAGTAACATCTGTTGAGAATAATTTAGTATTGGTTACTGATAATGTTAAGGATTTTGAACGTCTAGAAGATATCCAGATTGAAAACTGGTATCAGCGCTAATACGATGTACATCCTCCCTTTACAAAGGCTAATATTTATATTGCTGTCAGAATTTTGAATTAGGGTCAACAACACTAAGATTCCTGGCTTCAGCTTGTTTCCTGTTATTCAAAATTATAATCTGACTTCTTATCTATAAAACTTGAGCTGCCGAAAAAGAAATAGATTGAACCTTTTAGAACTCTTCTTATAGGTTTAAAGAGTTTCGTTCATATTAGCTATTTTATAAAAAAAAGAGTTGTTTCACACCTATTTTTCCGTAACAGTTGCGTAACAGTTTTACTGTGTAGTTCAACAAGAATTCCTGCTGAACTTAACTTCCAAACAACTTTCAGTACCGTTATTATGTACTCAACATTTACTTACAAACACAAAAAAAGCCGCTTCTATCATCTAGAAACGGCTTTTTACCAGTGGGCCATACTGGGTGCTTCTCGAACCATTTCCTATCTGATTTGCATTTAATAGCAGATTTGGTTAAAAAAATTGCATAAGGGCTTTAAAAGGAAACCTTGAAGTCGGAAACTAATCTACTATTTGGCTAATTATATGAATTATAAACTAATGATTTTATCAGCAACACTCAAGCAGTTCTCAAAGGCTCCACTTAATCCCATCCTTTCCGTCTCAATTTTAAATAGACTCATTGCGACTTCTTCCCTGCCAATACTTGCTTTTTTCAGGTTAAAAATTTCAGCAACATAGCTTTCATATTCATCCCTTGCATCATCAACGTCACTAATGCCAATCGGATCCCAATCAAACCACAAAATTTCATCAATCTTTCTATAGATCAAAAATTCTTTAGCTGCCTGAATATTATTTCTAAAATTTTTGTTGTTGAATAATAAAATGATCGCTTGAATTTCGTTCATTAGCCTGATATCTTTAAAACTACGAGCTGTTTGCAAGGCAAGGTTTGGTATATACCAGCCACTATCAGCGTCAAAAGGAGCAGGTTGACCAGAAGTGTTATAAATCACTTTAGCTATATTTTCTGCTAATAATAGAAAGCTCTCAGGCTGGAAATGCCTATGATCAAGTAGAAATTTTCTGATTTTTGAGAACTGAGTATGTGCTTCCGGCCATCTATATTTATCGTCAATTATTGAATGGAGTTCCCTTACTGAATTTGGAATCTCTCTAATATAATTATTAAACGTCGACAATATAAGTCCTGACCAATATGGTTTCAAACTATTAGGCACATTTTCAAAAATAGCCTTACCAATGTTCAAATCTGGTTCTATGTCTTCCTTCTCAATCATCTTTATTAAAGTTAGCCTTACTTTCTAATTCCCATTTCTTTATATGCATGCACTTCGCAATACACAAGTCCTTGAAGCGATATTTTGCTGCATACAGCCCAGATACATTTCTTCGTTGAATTTCCTCTGGTTTTAAGTAACAGGTCAATTTGTAATTCACTTGAATCATAATTAACCCAGTTATTTAAACTTTCTAATTGGACAAAGAACTGTACCTGATATTTGTCCGGCTTATCCAATCTCCAGTGACTTTTATCAATTTTATACTGA
This portion of the Pedobacter lusitanus genome encodes:
- a CDS encoding SDR family NAD(P)-dependent oxidoreductase, producing MDLNLKGKRAFISGSTQGIGFAIAQQLLAEAVEVIINGRDQVKLNNSLAVLRREFPDAIVSGIAADFSDREQVTGLLDQLDEIDILINNVGIFELKDFTALTDEDWYRIFEINVMSSVSLSRKLLPQMLKNNWGRVIFISSESGINIPGNMIHYGMTKSAMMAVSNGLSKLTKGTEVTVNTILGGPTYSDGVANTVEYLANVQNLSVEQMKMGILQQTNPHSLIGRFINPAEIANLAIYLSSPLSLATNGASIRADGGVLKTV
- a CDS encoding TetR/AcrR family transcriptional regulator, which translates into the protein MKGRPTLFENKELVSKAQSVFWEKGYTATSLSDLLEVTGIGSGSFYNSFKGGKREIFKATILQRREEFNNFRKELEISGAPLELIKDFFRSIAKSSREENLRGCIVANTVVEMTFVDEELEAEAVHILKDVEKMFTDVFEKEKLKGNLRNPLSGQVLGRYLVTFWCGLNTLRRIYPDQKVLSEQIEMQLDILR
- a CDS encoding erythromycin esterase family protein gives rise to the protein MKNKYLNNYRKVLILIFMLFSYSASGQDSINWINKNAQELNSDLPLNISDLDFLKTELANKTIIGLGEASHGTHEFYILKAQVISYLVSKVDFNLIAFEVPQSIMAPINSYLQTGEGNLKELMKDLALYSTEEIYNSLLWLRQYNISKPNNKVILIGLDHEDYWSNPITRDKFMAENLIKSSDSERKKAIVWTHNAHLQKDSVSLSMGSYLKRQLGDQFYAIGFDTYQGTVNVLKDGKFETHIFKAEENSFSHMLAQTKYSSFFLPFHKGNPFNGVTGFITNIYSDWREPKPLSIKIGVDFDSILFIRNTTHSIKLPID
- a CDS encoding penicillin-binding transpeptidase domain-containing protein; translated protein: MTESGGLRISPIQQIEFLKRLDDGKLPFSKSSMSILKDVMIVDNKSNYVIRAKTGSGKQDGKYIGWYVSYVTTKDNVFYFSDCIQSTEKNPDFNNAHIEIANTILDEIGVLK